From the Deltaproteobacteria bacterium genome, one window contains:
- a CDS encoding universal stress protein encodes ASGYPQGPIPVSPETLRKVGEGIAEKARETLSAMGVQDVKTQVVDGDPASSIIAAVEHEKAELVVMGRRGLGNVAGLVMGSVSHKVAHLAECACLTVK; translated from the coding sequence CGCATCGGGTTACCCGCAGGGTCCCATTCCGGTGTCGCCCGAGACTCTGCGCAAGGTCGGCGAAGGGATCGCCGAGAAAGCCCGCGAGACATTGTCGGCGATGGGCGTCCAAGACGTGAAGACCCAGGTCGTGGACGGCGATCCGGCAAGCAGCATCATCGCCGCAGTCGAGCATGAAAAGGCGGAGCTGGTGGTCATGGGCCGCCGGGGTCTCGGCAACGTAGCGGGCTTGGTAATGGGAAGCGTCTCGCACAAGGTAGCGCACCTCGCCGAGTGCGCGTGTCTCACGGTCAAGTGA